A genome region from bacterium includes the following:
- the nadA gene encoding quinolinate synthase NadA, with amino-acid sequence MNGADGGKGPEKRGEPPAPETAAIGEEIREWKTKRGALILAHNYQLDEVQEIADLVGDSLALSRRAAESDCDTIVFCGVRFMAESAKILSPRKRILLPAPRAGCPLADFAEPGEVRAWRKRYPRAAVVAYINSSAAVKAEADICCTSSNAVRVVASLDEDEIIFLPDQNLGRFVAARFPDKLFHLWPGYCLTHHRVLPEHIREALRKLPDAEVLVHPECRPEVVELADFVGSTAQILARVGASPAPAFIIGTEMGVIPGLRRAHPDKKIYLPYPGLFCPTMKQISLKTVAESLKTMQTDITVPDPIADRARTALERMLEAG; translated from the coding sequence ATGAACGGGGCCGACGGCGGTAAAGGCCCGGAAAAGCGGGGAGAGCCCCCGGCTCCGGAAACGGCCGCGATCGGGGAAGAAATCCGCGAGTGGAAAACCAAACGCGGGGCCCTGATTCTCGCCCATAACTACCAGCTGGACGAGGTCCAGGAAATCGCGGACCTGGTCGGCGATTCCCTGGCCCTGAGCCGCCGGGCGGCGGAGAGCGACTGCGACACCATCGTTTTCTGCGGGGTGCGGTTCATGGCCGAAAGCGCCAAGATTCTTTCCCCGCGCAAACGCATCCTTCTCCCCGCCCCGCGGGCCGGGTGTCCCCTGGCCGACTTCGCCGAACCCGGCGAAGTCAGAGCCTGGCGAAAGCGATATCCCCGCGCGGCCGTGGTCGCCTATATCAACTCCTCGGCCGCGGTCAAGGCCGAAGCGGATATCTGCTGTACCTCCTCCAATGCCGTCCGGGTGGTGGCCTCCCTGGACGAGGATGAAATCATCTTTTTACCGGACCAGAACCTGGGAAGGTTCGTCGCCGCGCGTTTCCCGGACAAGCTGTTCCACCTCTGGCCCGGCTATTGCCTGACGCACCATCGGGTCCTGCCGGAACATATCCGGGAAGCCCTCCGCAAACTACCGGACGCCGAGGTGCTGGTCCATCCGGAGTGCCGCCCGGAGGTGGTGGAACTGGCGGACTTCGTCGGCAGCACCGCCCAGATTCTGGCCAGGGTGGGCGCTTCCCCGGCCCCGGCCTTCATTATCGGAACGGAGATGGGCGTCATCCCCGGACTACGCCGGGCTCACCCCGACAAGAAAATATATTTGCCATATCCGGGGCTTTTCTGCCCCACTATGAAACAGATCAGCCTGAAAACGGTGGCGGAGTCGTTGAAGACCATGCAGACGGACATAACCGTACCGGACCCGATTGCGGACCGGGCAAGAACGGCTCTGGAGCGGATGCTCGAGGCGGGATGA